From the genome of Gemmatimonadota bacterium, one region includes:
- a CDS encoding ABC transporter permease subunit has protein sequence MIWRNKRRSPGILKPFLPILYISKIKEKSRMPDRLRPKAFARGIGVIFTREINAYFDTPIAYIYASVFIILSCSTFMNAFFLNGVLEMAPYFDLLPFFLIPFIPAITMRSWAEERAQYTIELLMTMPLQSLQIVLGKYLSALVFYMIVLSGTLPIVFMLLVLGTPDLGLIFSSYLGALCLGAFFLSFGLFASGLTRDQIVAYVVAVLLGFVFVLSGHEKVVEILDGLVPAYHIGSLLYESLSIAPHYSAFTRGIIALPAVLYFSLLSVFFLWMNDLSLKRDRG, from the coding sequence ATGATCTGGCGCAACAAACGGCGCAGTCCAGGGATCTTGAAGCCATTTTTACCCATCTTATACATCAGCAAAATTAAGGAGAAATCGCGCATGCCCGATCGCTTGCGCCCAAAGGCCTTTGCACGGGGTATTGGCGTGATCTTTACCCGCGAAATTAATGCCTATTTTGACACGCCAATTGCCTATATCTATGCCTCGGTTTTCATCATTCTGTCCTGCTCGACATTTATGAACGCCTTTTTTCTCAATGGCGTACTCGAAATGGCACCTTATTTTGACCTGCTTCCCTTTTTTCTCATACCATTTATCCCCGCCATAACCATGCGTTCATGGGCTGAAGAACGCGCGCAATACACCATTGAATTGTTGATGACCATGCCCCTGCAATCTCTCCAGATTGTACTTGGCAAATATTTATCCGCCCTTGTCTTTTACATGATCGTCCTCTCGGGTACCTTGCCTATCGTTTTTATGCTACTCGTCCTGGGGACTCCAGACCTCGGTCTGATTTTTTCATCCTATTTAGGCGCGCTCTGCCTGGGTGCATTTTTTCTTTCATTTGGTCTGTTTGCATCGGGGCTTACGCGCGATCAAATTGTCGCTTATGTTGTCGCAGTGCTATTGGGTTTTGTATTTGTATTGAGCGGACACGAAAAAGTGGTTGAAATCCTCGACGGATTGGTTCCCGCATATCACATCGGCAGCCTGCTCTATGAATCGCTCTCCATTGCCCCGCACTACAGTGCCTTTACCCGCGGCATCATTGCCCTGCCGGCAGTGCTCTATTTCTCCTTGCTTAGTGTCTTTTTTTTATGGATGAACGATCTATCTCTCAAACGAGACCGCGGATGA
- a CDS encoding YihY/virulence factor BrkB family protein: MGKQITKKGFCAYYLGGLFVRMSDNNLFLLCGGLAFATLLCLVPLVFLIFFALEAILDVRAIAHLVNQTVDVLIPYPEEAEYLKEVLSLRVSGVMTFKQAYGISGLLILIVSASSLFSSMRTLLNAVFKIEHHLGPNGDETEWVAMDQIKNINTPGRWIKFLQGILPIAVGKLKDLTMVLLVIYIFLLLVLALPILSTVIDTAPSLLHTYITYFYGLTSLALIFAVFLGLYWLLPYQKIQIKMLATGAFWAALLWKFTEWGFGYYLSHFGSISYLYGAYVLLVVVALWIYFSAIIFIIGAQIAQLCRERQAADLQSSLF; encoded by the coding sequence ATGGGCAAACAAATAACAAAAAAAGGCTTTTGTGCCTACTATCTGGGCGGTCTGTTTGTCAGGATGAGCGATAACAATCTCTTTCTGCTCTGTGGCGGCTTGGCTTTTGCCACTCTTTTGTGCCTTGTACCTCTGGTCTTTCTGATCTTCTTCGCACTTGAGGCCATTCTGGACGTGAGGGCGATAGCTCACCTGGTCAATCAAACGGTGGATGTGCTCATCCCATATCCAGAAGAGGCCGAGTATCTGAAGGAGGTTTTATCCTTGCGCGTCTCAGGTGTCATGACCTTCAAACAGGCTTATGGGATTTCGGGTTTGCTGATTTTGATAGTGAGTGCCAGTAGTCTGTTCAGCAGCATGCGAACCCTGCTCAATGCGGTCTTCAAGATCGAACACCATTTAGGACCGAATGGGGATGAGACAGAGTGGGTCGCGATGGACCAGATAAAAAATATAAATACCCCAGGACGCTGGATAAAATTCTTGCAAGGGATTTTGCCAATAGCAGTGGGCAAATTGAAAGATCTCACTATGGTACTTCTGGTAATATATATTTTTCTTCTATTAGTCCTCGCTTTGCCCATCCTATCTACCGTCATCGACACTGCTCCATCTCTGCTGCACACATATATCACCTACTTCTACGGTCTTACCTCCCTCGCCCTGATTTTTGCCGTCTTTCTGGGGTTATACTGGCTGCTTCCATACCAAAAGATCCAGATAAAGATGCTGGCAACAGGCGCTTTTTGGGCTGCTCTGCTGTGGAAATTCACCGAATGGGGCTTTGGCTATTACCTGAGTCACTTCGGTTCTATATCGTATCTGTACGGGGCTTATGTTCTGCTGGTGGTCGTGGCCTTGTGGATATACTTCTCGGCAATTATTTTTATTATAGGCGCTCAGATCGCCCAGCTCTGTCGCGAAAGGCAGGCTGCTGATCTTCAAAGTTCTTTGTTTTAA
- a CDS encoding ATP-binding cassette domain-containing protein, which yields MIQATDVAKWYGSIRAVENISFSLAPGEIVGFVGPNGAGKSTVLKMLATYILPSSGKITIDGLDVVSHSLSIRRKIGYLSGDTPLYQAMRVDKFLRFCGKARGLSGDVLEKNFAWIVDICGLSPHLYKRIDQCSTGFRQRIGVGAALIHDPPILLLDEPTHGFDPLQVLAFRDLIQSLSKNRIILFSSHIIHEVSTLSDRVLIIHQGNLLADGRIDDLAQQTAQSRDLEAIFTHLIHQQN from the coding sequence ATGATTCAAGCCACAGACGTCGCAAAATGGTACGGTTCAATCAGAGCCGTTGAAAACATCAGCTTTTCACTCGCGCCTGGCGAAATTGTTGGGTTTGTCGGCCCCAATGGTGCGGGCAAAAGCACGGTGCTCAAAATGCTGGCGACCTATATTTTGCCTTCCTCGGGAAAAATCACAATTGATGGCCTCGACGTGGTTTCACATTCCTTGTCCATACGCCGCAAAATCGGCTACCTCTCTGGCGATACGCCGCTCTATCAGGCAATGCGCGTGGATAAATTTTTGAGATTTTGTGGCAAAGCGCGCGGCCTCTCAGGCGATGTTCTCGAAAAAAACTTCGCCTGGATTGTCGATATATGCGGTCTCTCTCCTCATCTATACAAACGCATCGACCAGTGTTCCACGGGATTTCGCCAGCGCATCGGTGTAGGGGCTGCTCTCATCCATGATCCGCCTATTCTCCTGCTCGATGAGCCTACGCACGGTTTTGATCCTCTGCAAGTTCTGGCATTCCGGGACTTGATCCAATCCCTCAGCAAAAATCGGATTATCTTATTCAGCAGCCATATTATACATGAAGTCTCTACCCTATCTGATCGCGTGCTAATAATACATCAGGGCAATTTGTTGGCTGATGGCCGCATAGATGATCTGGCGCAACAAACGGCGCAGTCCAGGGATCTTGAAGCCATTTTTACCCATCTTATACATCAGCAAAATTAA